The Triticum urartu cultivar G1812 chromosome 6, Tu2.1, whole genome shotgun sequence genome includes the window TGTATGGATCGCCGGATGGTTGATCTAGAAGAGGACGCGAGGCAGTCCCCACTTTAGCAATACGCCTTGCAAGAGCCTCCAAGGGCACATCCAACCAAACAGATAGTCCTTTCTTCATATTTTTCCTGATAATACAACAAGAGACCACACCGTTATCTATCAGCAAAAGAGAAGGCACAAACTATTCCACAAGGAGAAATAGGGTCAACTCAAAATACCAGTTAACTGGTCGGATAACAGCACCACCTCCAGTAGCAACAACTAATCGCCGCATTGAGGACAAATCCCTCAAGACACTACTCTGGAAAACATAAAAGAAGATAAAATCAGCACTTAAGTCTCGgaagtaaaagaaaacaaactcATATGTCGAAGCTTCCAATTCAGATCACTAGTAACAAATGAAAGCTACAAATCAGAAGGATCAAGTTATTAACAGATGAATTCAGCAACCGTTACCTCATTATCCCTGAAGAAGGCTTCACTGTGAACCTTGAAAATTTGAGCAACTGAAGGCATGCCAACAGCTTGTTCGACCAATTTATCACTGTAAAAGTTGCAGAGTAAAACAAACCTTGCCATTAGTATCTATGCATCAGTACCAAGCATCAAGATTGACTTTCCTTTTGCGAACTGCTATTGGTAGATTCGTGAGAAAACACAAACCTGTCAAAGAATGAATAACCCAAAACTTCAGCCAAGATCTTGCCGACCGTGCTTTTCCCCGAACCCATCATTCCTGCACATATGTATTCACTTATCAGTCATAAATACAGAACTTTCATCAGTAACTTGGTCATTTCATTTTCAGTATTGATAATTTAGGAGGATCAAGAACTAACCAACTAGGTAGATGCACCGACCATTCAACTGGAAAAGAACCTCTTCTGATTTTCTCTGAAATCAAATTGGAAGCGTATTAGAATGGCGGCACAATATATGCACACTCCAGCATCGAATCTGGTTCTGTTTTGTGTTTTCTCAGGAAATTCAGAATATTATTAAATACCTTCAACAAGAGGGCATCGTCAACGGAGTTATGCAAGTTCTCATGACCTGCAGAGGCACAAGATTAACGGAGAAAACGTCAATTCCACTGAATCTCGTCAACGCATAGATCACACGCCAAGTTTATTTTTACTGCTCTCTCATAAGGGTAAATCATATCGTACACCTTCTCTCTTCCCCTTTCCTACTCTCTAGTAATCCCAATCGATTTGACATCCCATTCTTTCCTTCCTCCCGAACTCAACAACTCCCAACACACACAGAGAGAAAAAAGCGCAAAAATTGGGCCAAGATGGCGTCAAACTTTCAGCCAAATCGTACTAATCTAACAAGCAACACGGAAGGGGATAAAAGGAGGAGGATGTATGTACCTCCCCCGGACGATTTCTTGGCGCGGAGCGGGACGACGGGCTTGGCCACGCGCGCCCGCACGGCGGCCGGCGACCCCACCTGATCACTGGCACGCAAGCTCACCGTCCGAGCCCCGCTCTCGCCGCCGTACGTCGCGCTCCGGCGGCGGCCGGAGCCGAACCCCGCGGCCCTCGACTGCAGCGCCAACCCCACGCCCGCCTCCATTGCTCGCCGGTTGCTCCGCGGCCACCACTACGCGGCGATGCGATCGGCTACGGCTCTCTGTCCGGTGGCTGCTGGGGGGGCGGCGAGTGGTGGAATCGCAGCGGAAATGTGCGGGCTTGAAATAGCGGGGGTGCGCGTGCGCGTCTGCCGGCAGCGCAGCGCAGGACGCCCAGACGCTGCCGAGTAGTTGCGTAATCTGGGCTGAAATTACCGCGCTGCCCATCGGGCTTTGACCCGGCATGCCCACCTTCCTTCCCAGCCTGCCCCCCTCTTGCTCTCTTCGGCTGTGTCATAGGTCAGGGGCATTTTGGTCAGGGAAACATGTGGGGGGATCGAGCGGTGGATTTAGTAGGGAGATGACCCACCTACCGTGGGGTGCCACGTCAGACTGGCGGGGTTGGTGTGGGGCGTGGTGTCTGGAGAGGGTCGTGCCATGGACGGCTGTAGAATCGTAGAGGTGACGACAGACCGTCCCCAGCCGTACATCTTTTCGCAGCCTGCGAGCAAATGCCTTCTTTTTTGTTTGGGATATCCTAAATGTCATTTTTAATTCAAACGATTTGAGGATTGCTCATCACGCCTGCCGTGTGGTATATCCCAAATGTTTTGTGTATGCAAATTTCGTCCATGGCAATGTATTTTATGGCCCGTGCTCGGATGTCGGACACGCGGAGGATCCCCTAGTCAGACCGCCTAAACATTGATTATATTGCCCACAATAAAATCCCATGTGATATAACATATATTCCGTGCGTGCAACATTGTCGTAAGATTTTCTTTCACAGAGTGCCCAAAATACTGATACATGCAACATTTTTTATGTATAACAATAAATCTTAATGGTCGCTGCAAATCATTGAGAAAATCACTAATGTATGCAACATAGTAGCCAATGTATGTAGCACCGTGAAACAACTTTGCAGCAGGAACACAACCTTCACAACGGAGGTTTGGGACATTGCAACATGTCACCCACATGTATGCAACAAAATACATACAAAACTTGCAACATATGAAAACATCAAATTCCACATTTAGGGTGTGTGTGGTTGCAGTTACGAACTGGAATGTCACGGGTCCAACCCATTCCTGGGCCTCGTTCTCATGTTTAGTACATATATGGAACGGTCACGTTCCCATAGACCGAATATTCGGTCCAATTCGAAACGGGGTGAGACCTCCAAAATGAGCGGACGGCGTGAAACCGGCTTTCTCTTCACACTCCCAGCCCCATCGCATCTCCTCCCTGTTGCGCCTCCACCACCTGGTCCATCTCTATCCCTCGATCTGCATCTCGTCGTTCCTCCCCAATTCCTTCCCTTGAAGTCGCCTGACTTGTTCCTCTCTCGATCTGCAGCACAACAGGGAAACatacctctctctctctctccctctctccctctccctctctctccctctctctctccctctctctctctctcgatctgGAGCAACATGGCGGCAGTGAGGTGAGCCAGGGCGTTGGAGGAAAGAGGAATTTCATGGTTGTTGGGGCGCACGATGTGCAGGGAAGTCGAGCGACAATGAGCAGGGAGGCTGGGCGGTAGCGGTGGGCATGGAGCGACACATTACTCCCGCCCTCTGTCAGCATCCCTTCCTCAATGCCCTCGAACGAGCAGGTTGGCTACAAACATAGCAATGGCGCTTGCAGCACAAGAAGATGGCTAGCAACAAAGAGGAGGATCAACAACGGCAAGTAGCATTGCAATTTGTTGGATGTGAGACAAGCAACAACAACTGCTGAAAAATTGTTGTTGTATGAAACTATGAATGCATAGTGTAGTTCTTGTTCTTCCTGTAAGGATGATTTTTTTGCCCTCTACACAAATTGAATCATAGTATTGCAGTGTCCTCTATGATGGTGATATACAAATGGAACCGTGAGATGAACCCAATCAATTTGATTTCATCATTCTTGTACATGAGGCGAGGCGGCCCAAATTTATTTGATTTCATCTGTCCAACCAAACAGTAAAACGAAACCGTTTCGTCCCACCTAATTGCATCTACCAAACACGGTAACGGAACCAACCCATTCTAGTGGAACGGAACCATGACATTCCATTCCACCTAGTTCTCAAACCAAAAACAACCTTAGAATGTCAGAATAGTTATCACTTTACAACCAAAATTTGGGCCGTTGACCTTGTTACCTGAAGCTCAACGTGTTCGGCGAACCCGAGCCCCTCCCTCGCCAGATACGGTGAGGCAGGGGCGCATTCCCCTGCTCCCCTAGCATCCCTGAGCTTAGAGGCATGAAGGTCTTTAGACCGCTCCAACTCGAGGTCTATGATGGCAAACATTTCCCATACAAATAGTGGAAGAGGAGGAGTGGAAGACTGGTAGAGGAGGAATGACGAAGGGGGGATTTCATAGGAGGAGAAACTACCCAGGAGGAGCATCTCCCCGCCATGGAGCGACGAAAAAGGAACCATAGTGAAAAAGAATATGATAGGGAAGGAAGCACTCGAAAAAGTTGTGTGAAGAGAAGACATTTGAGCACTGAGACGCACGATGCAGCTTGCGCAAAGTAGGAACTTTCGGACACGGGGTGAAGGGGATTagggctgttggggaacgtagtaatttcaaaaatttcctacgcacacgcaagatcatggtaatgcatagcaacgaggggagagtgtgatctacgtacccttgtagaccgacagcggaagcgttagcacaacgcggttgatgtagtcgtacgtcttcacggcccgaccgatcaagcaccgaaactacggcacctccgagttttagcacacgttcagctcgatgacgatccccggactccgatccagcaaagcgtcggggaagagttccgtcagcacgacggcgtggtgacgatcttgatgttctatcgtcgcagggcttcgcctgagcaccgctacaatattatcgaggattatggtggaagggggcaccgcacacggctaagaaaacgatcacgtggatcaacttgtgtgtctaggggtgccccctgcccccgtatataaaggagcaaggggaggaggctggccggcccctataggcgcgccaggaggagtcctcctcctagtaggagactcctactaggaggggggaaagaagtggggagggagaaggaaaggggggcgccgcccccccctctcctagtccaattcggaccaagggggggaggaggcgcgcggcccaccctggctcccttctctctctccactaaggcccatatggcccattactactcccggtagggttccggtaaccctccggctctccggttttctccgaaatcacccagaacacttccggtgtccgaatatagccgtccaatatatcaatctttatgtctcaaccatttcgagactcctcgttatgtccgtgatcacatccgggactccgaactaacttcggtacatcaaaactcataaattcataatataactgtcatcgaaaccttaagcgtgcggaccctacgggttcgagaacaatgtagacatgaccgagatatgtctccgatcaataaccaatagcggaacctggatgctcatattggctcccacatattctacgaagatctttatcggtcagaccgcataacagcatacgttgttccctttatcatcagtatgttacttgcccgagattcgatcgtcggtatctcaatacctagttcaatatcgttaccagcaagtctctttactcgtttcgtaatacatcatctcgcaaccaactcattagttgcaatgcttgcaaggcttatgtgatgtgcattaccgagagggcccagagatacctctccgacaatcggagtgacaaatcctaatctcgaaatacgccaacccaacatttacctttggagacacatgtagagctcctttataatcacccagttacgttgtgacgtttggtagcacacaaagtgttcctccggcaaacgggagttgcataatctcatagtcataggaatatgtataagtcatgaagaaagcaatagcaacatactaaacgatcgggtgctaagctaatggaatgggtcatgtcaatcacatcattcttctaataatgtgatcccattgatcagacgacaacacatgtctatggttaggaaacataaccatctttgattaacgagctagtcaagtagaggcatactagtgacgtttagtttgtctatgtattcacacaagtattatgtttccggataatacaattctagcatgaataataaacatttatcatgatataaggaaataaaataataacattattattgcctctagggcatatttccttcagtctcccacttgcactagagtcaataatctagattacactgtaatgattctaacacccatggagctttggtgctgatcatgttttgctcgtggaagaggcttagtcaacgggtctgctacattcagatccgtatgtatcttgcaaatctctatgtctcccacctggactagatcccggatggaattgaagcgtctcttgatgtgcttggttctcttgtgaaatctggattcctttgccaaggcaattgcaccagtattgtcacaaaaggttttcattggacccgatgcactaggtatgacacctagatcagatatgaactccttcatccagacttcttcgtttgctgcttccgaagcagctatgtactctgcttcacatgtagatcccgccacaacgctttgtttagaactgcaccaactgacagctccaccgtttaatgtaaacacgtatccggtttgcgatttagaatcgtctggatcagtgtcaaagcttgcatcaacgtaaccatttacgatgagctctttgtcacctccatatatgagaaacatatccttagtccttttcaggtatttcaggatgttcttgaccctgtccagtgatccactcttggattactttggtacctccctgctagacttatagcaagacacacatccggtctggtacacagcattgcatacatgatagagcctatggctgaagcatagggaacatatttcattttctctccatcttctgcattggtcggggattgagtcttactcaatttcacaccttgtaacacaggcaagaatcctttctttgcttgatccattttgaatttcttcaaaactttgtcaaggtatgtgctttgtgaaagtccaattaagcgtcttgatctatctctatagatcttaatgcccaatatgtaagcagcttcaccgaggtctttcattgaaaaactcttattcaagtatccctttatgctatccagaaattctatatcatttccgattagcaatatgtcatctacatataatatcagaaatgctatagagctcccactcactttcttgtaaatacaggcttctccaaaagtctgtacaaaaccaaatgctttgatcacactatcaaagcgtttattccaactccgagaggcttgcaccagtccataaatggatcgctggagcttgcacactttgttagctccctttggatcgacaaaaccttccggttgcatcatatacaactcttcttggagaaatccattcaggaatgcagttttgacatccatctgccaaatttcataatcataaaatgcggcaattgctaacatgattcggacagacttaagcatcgctacgggtgagaaggtctcatcgtagtcaatgccttgaacttgtcgaaaaccttttgtgacaagtcgagctttgtagacagtaacattaccgttagcgtcagtcttcttcttaaagatccatttattctcaattgcttgccgatcattgggcaagtcgaccaaagtccatactttgttctcatacatggatcccatctcagattttatggcttcaagccattttgcagaatctgggctcatcatcgcttctccatagttcgtaggttcatcatgatctagtagcatgacttccagaacaggattaccgtaccattctggtgcggatcttactctggttgatctacgaggttcagtagtatcttgttctgaagcttcatgatcatcatcattagcttcctcacttattggtgtaggtctcacagaaactggtttctgtgatgtactactttccaataagagagcaggtacagttacctcatcaagttctactttcctcccactcacttctttcaagagaaactccttctctagaaagtttccaaatttagcaaTAAAGGTttttccttcggatctgtgatagaaggtgtatccaatagtttcctttggatatcctatgaagacacatttctccgatttgggtttgagcttatcaggttgaagctttttcacataagcatcgcaaccccaaacttttagaaacgacaactttggtttcttgccaaaccacaattcatatggcgtcgtctcaacagattttgatggtgccctatttaacgtgaatgcggccgtctctagagcataaccccaaaacgatagcggtaaatcagtaagagacatcatagatcgcaccatatctagtaaagtacgattacgacgttcggacacaccattacgctgtggtgttctgggtggcgtgagttgcgaaactattccgcattgtttcaaatgtacaccaaactcgtaactcaaatattctcctccacgatcagatcgtaggaattttattttcttgttacgatgattttcaacttcactctgaaattctttgaacttttcaaatgtttcagacttatgtttcattaagtagatatacccatatctgcttaagtcatctgtgaaggtgagaaaataacgatatccgccacgagcctcaacattcatcggaccacatacatctgtatgtatgatttctaacaaatctgttgctctctccatagtaccggagaatggtgtttttgtcatcttacccataaggcacggttctcaagtaccaagtgattcataatcaagtggttccaaaagcccatcagtatggagtttcttcatgcgctttacaccgatatgacccaaacggcagtgccacaaataagttgcactatcattatcaactctgcatcttttggcttcaacattatgaatatgtgtgtcactactatcgagattcaataagaatagaccactttttaagggtgcatgaccataaaagatattactcatataaatagaacaaccattattctctaatttaaatgaataaccgttttgcatcaaacaagatccagatataatgttcatgcttaacgctggcaccaaataacaattatttgggtctaatactaatcccgaaggtagatgtagaggtagcgtgccgatcgcgatcacatcgactttggaaccatttcccacgcgcatcgtcacctcgtccttagccaatcttcgcttaatccgtagtccctgtttcgagttgtaaatattagcaacagcaccagtatcaaatacccaggtgctactgcgaacattagtaaggtacacatcaataacatgtatatcacatatacctttgttcaccttgccatccttcttatccgccaaatacttggggcagttccgcttccagtgaccagtctgcttgtagtagaagcactcagtttcaggcttaggtccaggtttgggtttcttctcttgagtagcaacttgcttgctgttctttttgaagttccccttcttctttcctttgccctttttcttgaaactagtggtcttgttgaccatcaacacttgatgctccttcttgatttctacctccgcagctttcagcattgcgaagagctcgggaatagtcttattcatcccttgcatattatagttcatcacgaagctcttgtagcttggtggcagtgattggagaattctgtcaatgacgcaatcatctggaagattaactcccaattaaatcaagtgattattatacccagacattttgagtatatgctcactgacagaactgttctcctccatcttgagacttcatatctctcaattcgggcatttgcttgaaatattaacttcaactcctggaacatctcatatgctccatgacgttcaaaacgtcgttgaagtcccgattctaagccgcaaagcatggcacattgaactatcgagtagtcatcagctttgctctgccagacattcataacat containing:
- the LOC125514601 gene encoding shikimate kinase 1, chloroplastic-like — protein: MEAGVGLALQSRAAGFGSGRRRSATYGGESGARTVSLRASDQVGSPAAVRARVAKPVVPLRAKKSSGGGHENLHNSVDDALLLKRKSEEVLFQLNGRCIYLVGMMGSGKSTVGKILAEVLGYSFFDSDKLVEQAVGMPSVAQIFKVHSEAFFRDNESSVLRDLSSMRRLVVATGGGAVIRPVNWKNMKKGLSVWLDVPLEALARRIAKVGTASRPLLDQPSGDPYTMAFSKLSTLAEQRGDAYANADVRVSLEEIASKLGHDDVSKLTPIDIALESLHKIESFVVEDTAVADPQTESQAQRIHTL